From the genome of Miscanthus floridulus cultivar M001 chromosome 10, ASM1932011v1, whole genome shotgun sequence, one region includes:
- the LOC136485118 gene encoding silicon efflux transporter LSI2-like gives MLAGMAVNMVMLLCMYWKDLDGSSSPIDVDGKRMEAVEEGAGAHAGVERSPKLQLGSTNGGSGYMSPLMTENISTKHPWFMQCTEERRKLFLKSFAYIVTVGMVIAYMVGLNMSWTAITTAIALVVVDFRDSEPCLNTVSYSLLVFFSGMFITVSGFNKTGLPVAMAPYSKVNSVGGISVLSIIILLLSNLASNVPTVLLMGGEVTSAAALISPAAVVRSWLLLAWVSTVAGNLSLLGSAANLIVCEQARRATRNAYDLTFWQHIVFGVPSTLIVTAIGIPLIGKINI, from the exons ATGCTCGCCGGCATGGCCGTCAACATGGTGATGCTGCTGTGCATGTACTGGAAGGACCTGGATGGGAGCAGCAGCCCCATCGACGTTGACGGCAAGCGGATGGAGGCCGTCGAGGAGGGTGCCGGGGCCCATGCCGGCGTCGAGCGGAGCCCCAAGCTGCAGCTGGGCAGCACCAACGGCGGCAGCGGGTACATGTCGCCGCTGATGACGGAGAACATCTCCACGAAGCACCCGTGGTTCATGCAGTGCACGGAGGAGCGGCGGAAGCTGTTCCTCAAGAGCTTCGCGTACATCGTGACGGTGGGCATGGTGATCGCCTACATGGTGGGGCTCAACATGTCGTGGACGGCCATCACCACGGCCATCGCCCTGGTGGTCGTCGACTTCCGCGACTCCGAGCCGTGCCTCAACACGGTGTCCTACTCGCTGCTCGTCTTCTTCTCGGGGATGTTCATCACGGTGAGCGGATTCAACAAGACGGGGCTGCCGGTGGCCATGGCGCCCTACTCCAAGGTCAACAGCGTCGGCGGCATCTCCGTGCTGTCCATCATCATCCTCCTGCTCTCCAACCTAGCATCCAACGTCCCAACAG TGCTTCTGATGGGCGGCGAGGTGACCTCGGCGGCGGCGCTGATCTCGCCGGCGGCGGTGGTTCGGTCGTGGCTGCTGCTGGCGTGGGTGAGCACGGTGGCGGGCAACCTGTCACTGCTGGGGTCGGCGGCGAACCTGATCGTGTGCGAGCAGGCTCGGCGGGCGACGCGCAACGCCTACGACCTCACCTTCTGGCAACACATCGTCTTCGGCGTGCCCTCCACCCTCATCGTCACCGCCATCGGCATACCCCTCATCGGAAAGATCAACATCTGA